The nucleotide sequence ACATAACTGCCACAGCTTTGAGTCAAAAAGTGGATGGAAGTACAATATCTTGTTGCGGTCAAAACAGTACAACTTCTCCAGAATGTTTTCCAGTGTATTTGGACGAAAATGATCCTTTCAGGTATATGATATAATCAATAATCTTAACAACAAGATTCTAAGTGTAAGTTTTAGAGAATACAATGTGAGTTGCATGGAGTTCGTTAGATCTGCTCCGGCTCCTACTTGTTGTCTCGGACCTCGAGAACAAATGAATCAAGTAACTTCTTATATCGATGGTTCTGTTGTATACAGTGTTGACGAAGATTTTGCGAAAAAGCTACGTACTCTGAAAAATGGGATGTTGAAAGTCTTGGTTACATCAGATGAGAGAACACTTCTACCAGTTTCTGATGATTTAAATGACGGATGTAATCGTGAAGAATACgagaagaatggaaaatattgttttttaacagGTCTGATATTGTTTGTTCCTCATTCttgcaataaaacaatttcaaatgtAGGTGATGCTAGGGCGAATGAAAACTTACATCTAACTACTATGCATTTATTATGGGTCCGTCAACATAACTCGATTGCATCGAATTTATCTAAACTGAACTCACATTGGGATGACGAAAGGATTTTTCAGGAAACCAGAAGAATTATTGCAGCTCAGATACAGCATATTACTTATAACGagtttttaccaattttattGGGTTAGTAGTTTTAGAACTCCACAAGAATGgatcaaaatattattcttttattttactaattaaaaaaaacaataaactgtAATTTAATTTACAGGCAAGAGCTTAatgaagaaattcaatttataccCGAAGaagaaagaatattttaaaatgtataatgACAGTTTAGATCCCAGTATAGCTAATAATTTTGCAACTGCTGCATTTAGGTTTGCACACTCCATCATTCCTGGTCTAATGAAACTTTTGGCTAATGATACATCTTCTCCTGATTATATTCAAATgcataaaatgttatttaatcCTTTTGATTTGTACGAGCCGGGTGGTTTGGATAATACCTTGAGAGGTGCGATGAATACCAATATACAAGCTTCAGATTCCTATTTTACCAATGAGGTAAGTTATTTCCAAGTACTTTGCACCAAATTGTTatctatataaaatgaatacCTGAAATGATAATTATGGTACTAAATGCTCTATTTCAATAACCATTAGCaattatttgaagattttttttgtattaaatgcaagcatatgttgtttatcattatttattatcgGTGACATGTATATTATTGAAGgtaataaatttggaaatgatggaaatgaacaatttttctcttttaaatgTGTGTTTTAGTTAAAATCTCACATGTTTGAAAGAACCGTTGAACAAACCAAACAACCAAAATTGTGTGGACTCGACCTTGTATCTTTAAATGTTCAAAGAGGTAGAGATCATGGATTACCTGGTTACACAAAATGGAGACAACATTGTGGTTTGAAAAAACCCTCGAATTTCAAAGATTTACAAGATGAAATGGATCCAGATTCTTTACATAATATGGAAATGATTTACAAGTAGGTTGAAAAATCACAAacaaaattgattcaattgttCATAAACAtttgatacatttaaaaaaaattatgatgataGTATCTGGTAAAAGAAAAATCCACGATATCCACAAGAGATGTTCTCGCTTAATAATAATGGAGAGTTTACTTAAGTAAACTAAGTAAAATTTGTTCACCTCAGCATCTTTcgtatttaaaacaaaatatatatcaattttttatgaaaaagttatttcgtAAACCATTGTTCAGTTTCTTCTCctactttaataatatttggcacttatttaaaatttacaatttacaaaattgtttaCACCACACATAACCAAAATATCGTTTTCAGACTGAAGATGAAACTGttttaccttcaatctctgaagacgataacttggttatcgaaatgcgcgtcagatagtgtaattgtgagtgttggtgtaaacagtgtgttcaatatgaatatcaccaacggttccagaaattccaacttggccgattcataaacttgactttccgtttgctgTCTATTGACTCTATTCATAAACTTAGCCGACGTTACTGCCGTTAACCAAAAATTGTATTCTTTTTGACATGTGTACTTAAtgctttttgtttttgtaatatttttgtttgttatccAGTATTTATGGACGATATTATGGGAAATAACGAGgagttttttttattgggaGCATTAGGaaaaatcacgtgacaaacgaAAATGGATGTGATTGTTTTTTCCTATTGCTACGAACGGCACCAACAGCAGACCGATCGACAAACGGCAACTATGCcgtttcaatgtttttaattttgtaacagcaaatATCAACGGCACaggcaaacggaaagtcaagtttccTTTATTCACATACAAAGATGTGTTacgattatttttgttattgggGGTTGGGAACAATAAATAACATTATATTTAAATCTATACACTTTATTAGAACTGGCGAATACAGAAGTAATAAAACGTgctttcttatttattattaacaacttGACAACtaaaagttaggttaagtaTACTGATCTGAGCTCTCCTTATTTACAGAATTTGGCACAGAACTATATCTTAATTAGATGGTTCTTCTTACCTCCACCCTCCATACTAAATATAAGTTTCTaactaaattgtttttttttatttaagcaaTATCGATGACGTAGATCTATACACTGGCGCACTTAGTGAAAAACCGATAAAAGGAAGCATTTTAGGACCAACTATAACGTGTTTGATCTTGGATCAGTTTTATAGATTAAAACATGGAGACCGGTTTTGGTACGAAAATCCT is from Diorhabda carinulata isolate Delta chromosome 1, icDioCari1.1, whole genome shotgun sequence and encodes:
- the LOC130891887 gene encoding peroxidasin — translated: MSQPTERSRLIIPVTNPCEYSFSSSISRERKRRVKQFQCCLCALFLSILLVTIIITVIYSINANRIANSTIPENDGNITVETSVISFISTTFPLTDKQKSNKTLEDIELWNEAIEEGKRNLLEKDKIEEAIPSLNIQSPSYRHQRVTATSKRGRELSRVGFVEEFATKHIYRNVDNTTIDNMCQNQGIPSGEYCENKTIQCNIFQKYRSFNGTCNNLKKPLDYGTAYRPFRRMLPPNYADAISKPRISETGKPLPSARTVSLVIHRPYYRDDPKFTVMLAVWGQFLDHDITATALSQKVDGSTISCCGQNSTTSPECFPVYLDENDPFREYNVSCMEFVRSAPAPTCCLGPREQMNQVTSYIDGSVVYSVDEDFAKKLRTLKNGMLKVLVTSDERTLLPVSDDLNDGCNREEYEKNGKYCFLTGDARANENLHLTTMHLLWVRQHNSIASNLSKLNSHWDDERIFQETRRIIAAQIQHITYNEFLPILLGKSLMKKFNLYPKKKEYFKMYNDSLDPSIANNFATAAFRFAHSIIPGLMKLLANDTSSPDYIQMHKMLFNPFDLYEPGGLDNTLRGAMNTNIQASDSYFTNELKSHMFERTVEQTKQPKLCGLDLVSLNVQRGRDHGLPGYTKWRQHCGLKKPSNFKDLQDEMDPDSLHNMEMIYNNIDDVDLYTGALSEKPIKGSILGPTITCLILDQFYRLKHGDRFWYENPHPPQGFAMDQLNELRKTTLANIICDNADNLEIIQRKVMQRAGKNNMYVSCKDIERTNLELWKENLTRLDFVTDETKIIVKKSIG